Genomic DNA from Brassica rapa cultivar Chiifu-401-42 chromosome A04, CAAS_Brap_v3.01, whole genome shotgun sequence:
CAAGAGTGCAATTGTTAGAAAGTCCGCATTGAATTTACTGATCACGATGTTGCAACATAACCCTTTTGGTCCACAGCTTCGGATAGCGTCATTTGAAGCAACCCTGGAGCAGTATAAAAGAAAACTGAACGAACttgaaccaaaccgaactaCTGAGGACTCATCAAAAGAGCCAACTTCAGATGGTGACTCATGTAATGGAGATGGTGAAATCGATGACTTGCAACCTGAAGTTACAAATAATATGCATCAAGATAGTCTACCTGATAGCTGTCAGCCAGAGAATGGGGAAGAGATCACTGAGAAGGATGTTTCTGTTCCAGATATTGGTAACATCGAGCAGACCAAGGCGTTGATTGCTTCCCTTGAGGCTGGGTTGAGTTTCTCCAAGTGCATGTCAGCTAGTATGCCGATCCTTGTTCAGTTGATGGCTTCATCTTCTGCCAGTGATGTTGAGAATGCTATTCTATTGTTGATGAGGTGTAAGCAGTTCCAAATTGATGGTGCGGAAGCTTGTCTCCGTAAAATTCTGCCTCTGGTATGGTCTCTTTTCATATATTGTAACTCACAAAAAGAGCCATTCTTCTGACATTTTATGAGTTAAACATTCCCTTCGTACATGGTCCTAGAATACCTTGTTTTATGTTGTCTCTGCAGGCCTTTTCTCAGGATAAGTCCATCTATGAGGCAGTGGAGAATGCCTTTGTTTCAATCTACATAAAGAAAAATCCAGTTGAAACGGCGAGACAGCTGTTGAATCTTGCCATAGATTCGAATATAGGAGATCAAGCAGCACTAGAGTTTATTGTTAATGCTTTAGTGTCCAAAGGTGAAATTTCTAGCAGCACGGTAAGTTCCTTCTTTGACTCTAGCGATGTAATCAATACATGTGGTCAAGAGGCTAATTATAGCTTCTatcgtttttgtttttgtagactTCGGCTCTGTGGGACTTCTTTTGCTTTAACATCAACGGGACAACTGCCGAGCAAAGTCGTGGGGCTCTATCTATCCTTTGCATGGCTGCAAAGTCGTCATCTAGGATTCTTGGATCACACATACAGGATATTATTGATATTGGGTTTGGCCGCTGGGCAAAAGTGGAACCTCTACTTGCCAGAACTGCATGCACTGCTATTCAGAGGCTTTCCGAGGAAGATAGGAAGAAGTTATTGCTCAGCAGTGGCAACCGACTGTTTGGTATTCTTGAGAGTTTGATCACTGGGAACTGGCTTCCAGAAAACATATATTACACTACAGCTGATAAAGCCATAAGTGCCATATACATGATCCACCCTACTCCGGAAACCTTGGCttctaatattattaaaaagtccCTGAGCACTGTGTTTGACGTTGTTGGAGAAGATCAACCACAGAATGATACTGACGACAGTATTGTCGATTTTCTGACCACAGTTCAAGTATCAAAACTCAGTAGATTCTTGTTCGTTGTCAGTCATATTGCCATGAATCAGTTGGTGTATATAGAATCCTGCACCCAGAAGATCCGGAGACAGAAGACTAAAAAGGATAAAGCAGCTGCTGAAAGTCAGAATACAGAAGAAAACCTTGGGGCCGCGCAAGAGGTACAGACAGATTCCGTGAAGTGCAGCTGGTGGTACAAATGTTGAAACCCTATTGGGTTACTTTTTACGTAGTAGTGCTATCTCATGCgatgttttctttgttttacaGAACAATAGCATAAATGCTGAGCTAGGACTGGCTGCCTCTGATGACGCACTGCTTGACACACTCGCTGAAAGAGCAGAGAGAGAAATTGTTTCTGGTGGTTCTGGCGAGAAGAATCTGATTGGGGATTGTGCAACTTTTCTCTCAAAGCTTTGCAGAAATTTTTCTGTGCTGCAAAAGGTAGTTAGTTTTTaagttctttttcttgtttCGTTGTTTCTGATGAAGCTGTAAGCTTGTGTTTTAGATCCCTATTCTTTCGCtccaaatttattttcttatatatttgaattttcattCTCACAGCATCCAGAACTACAAGCTTCCGCAATGCTTGCATTATGCAGATGTATGATAATTGATGCAAGTTTCTGGTAAGTTCAAATCTTTATTTCGTTTTCTCTTTATCCTTTACAAAAACTGAACTTATAGTTAAATTAATGTCTAAACCTCACTGTATGCCAGCGAATCAAATCTCCAGCTTCTCTTCACAGTTGTTGAAAACGCACCTTCTGAAGTTGTCCGGTCAAACTGCACCCTTTCCCTTGGAGACTTGGCAGTTCGTTTTCCAAATCTTTTGGAGCCTTGGACAGAAAACATGTATGCCAGGTTACGGGATACTTCAGTTTCGGTCAGGAAAAATGCTGTCCTGGTCCTTTCACATCTTATATTGAACGATATGATGAAGGTATGGCTCATTACCACTCTCCATCCTCCCTTAAACCATCTGTAATAACAGTTTGAGATTTTCAGGTGAAAGGGCATATTAATGAAATGGCTATTTGCATCGAAGATGATGTGGAGAGGATCTCTAGTCTCGCAAAATTGTTTTTCCATGAACTGTCTAAGAAAGGTCAGGCGTGCAATATCTACTTTACATTACATAACCAGTTCAACTTttgaatcaaattttaataCTTGACCTCTTTTCTGCTAATCAAATCCAGGATCCAATCCTATATACAATCTACTCCCTGATATACTTGGGCAGTTATCCAACCGGAATTTGAAAAGGGAGTCATTCTGTAATGTCATGCAATTCTTGATTGGCTCCATCAAAAAGGTATATAGCTTTTGGATATTGAAGTTAGAATGACTATCTAATCACACATCTGTATCCTCAACAATCTCCAGGACAAACAGATGGAGGCTCTGGTTGAGAAGCTTTGCAATAGGTTTAGCGGAGTCACAGGTATTGATGATATATTCTTACACCTGTTGTGGTTTGATAGAAAGTACATCCCTCACAAATCTACACCTACACTTGCAGAAACAAAACAGTGGGAATACATTTCGTATTCTCTTTCGTTGCTGACATTCACTGAGAAGGGAATCAAAAAGCTTATCGAGTCATTCAAGTCCTACGAGCACGCTTTAGCAGAGGATCTAGTGACAGAAAATTTTAGAAGCATAATCAACAAGGTAACGTTTCTCTGGTTTTCTTCACCCATGTCATCATCTTCATTATTCTCGTGCTATATGTGAGTTTGGGATCTGGTTGTGAATCTGAACAGGGGAAAAAGTTTGCAAAACCAGAACTTAAAGCGTGCATTGAAGAGTTTGAGGAGAAGCTCAACAAGTTCCATTTGGAAaagaaagaacaagaagaaaccGCAAGAAACGCTCAGCTTCATGTAGAGAAAACCAAGAACATGGAATCTCTTGTTGTCCCCAGCAAAGTGAAAGAAGAACCTGTAGAAGAATATGACGAAGGTGAAGGTTAGTGACTTTGGACTATTGGCTAAAGCAAAGTTCAATGTGCCAGACggatactctctctctctatctctatctctcttctaAAGCACACTTTTGTGTGTTTCCCAGGTGCTTCAGACAGTGAAATTGTGGATCCGGCAATGGAAGAAGCAGGAGATAGTTTAAAAGCATCCGACTCTGAGGAAGAGCCAGCAATGGAAGAAGCTGGAGATAGTTCGAACGCATCCGACTCCGAGGAAGAGCCAGCAATGGAAGAAGCTGGAGATAGTTCGAACGCATCCGACTCCGAGGAAGAAGAACCAGATTATGAGAAAAGTGGTATCAATAGTCCTCATTCCTTAAACCAAAACACCAGTGGCGGTATGCAAAAACTTTCATATATATCTTAAACAATCTCCCACAATTTTAGTTACATGAATCCCTTAAAGAAACAGTTGAGTAAAATTCTTTGGTTTTCAGGGGAAGAAAGCGAATCCGAAAGCAGCAACGTCAAGAGAGGAAACCGTAAAGAGACATCGAGCAAACTCAGGAGAAGCCTGAGGTCAGCAAGTAGAACGTAGAGAAACCGTGTCAGGGGCAGAGAGAGAGTGTGGTTAAGTTGCTCAACATCTCGAGAGCTATCTTATAACTAGGTCTGTTTTATTCACTGCTTTGGTTTTCATTTTGATAATGCCTAGACGTTGAAGGATCAATCACATCTATTTGTCTATGGTGATATGATGAATGTTTAGCTGTGACAACTTGTAGCCAATACGTCCTGAATTGATTTTGTAGTAAATTCTTTTTGTGTATTCTTGGTAATGGCAACAACTATGTTAAAGCTGTTTAGTGGTATGGCCTCTATGGAGAGCTTTAGAGTAGGTGCTTACCTACTTTCTCCACGTTTTATTTTATCAAGTGTATGCAAATTGCACTGACGCATTAAAGTGGATTAAACATCTGGACCAGGTAATATTCGGTTCAGACTTTTAGTATCTAAGTAAACCGAAACAAAATCCAAATAGACCGAACCAGATACTTAAAAGCAATACCTTTCGGcttctctcttcttgtcttAACTCTTCCACTTCAGAAACACAATTACCTCCGTCGCCGCCATTATCTCACCGGCTGATAAAGAGTATCTCAGACAAGAGAGAAGCAAATAATCTCTCTTGTTCATAGAACAAAATGTCATCTTCTCTGTCACTTCACTCCTCCTTCACACCTTCATTCGCTGATCTTCCCGACCGTGTAAGCCCTTTCTATGTCTTCACCAATCTTAGTGTTGATTTGTGCTCTCTGACTCTTGTGTTGTTTCTCTCTGAAGGGATTGGTCAGTAAAAACTCTCCGACGACTGTTTCCATTACCAAGTTTCCAACTTGGGAGAAGAAGAGGCAGATCTCGAATCGGAACCTGTTCAAGCTAAGCTGCGTGATGGAGAAGAGTATCGATGGAAACACCAATTCTGTAGTTAACACCTCCCAAGATTGCTTAAATGGTTCGTAAAagcttctctctttttctttaattGATATGAGTTTGAAGCTTTTGTGTTGATGGTTTGCTCCATGTTCTTTTTGCAGCTATTGATGTCAGAGAAGAGGCTAGCGTCGCTACGTTACTGATGAACTTGGATAATAAATTTGATCCCTTTGATGCAATGAGCACTCCTCTTTACCAGA
This window encodes:
- the LOC103863063 gene encoding condensin complex subunit 1 isoform X3 translates to MAPPFVFPQILRALEEDPEDNHRLFAQNPVDVTSLRPSDLEEFVKGVSFDLSDRELFCIEDQDVFDRVYSLVRDFYTLPPSCKCNLVESLRSNLSVLLPNVDSISRSVQDQEDEVPIIDRITSHRNALKMYTFFLFTIIMTEEAHVSSVDSTKVAARGRKKQAVQSWSWEPQRGRMLNLIANSLEINLSLLFGSSELDENYLSFIVKNAFSLFENAAILKDPEAKDALCRIIGASATKYRYIVQSCASVMHLIHKYDFAVVHVADAVARAESKYSDGTLAVTIIRDIGRTDPKAYVKDTAGADNVGRFLVELADRLPKVMSTNVGVLVPHFGGESYKIRNALVGVLGKLVAKAFNDAEGDVSSKSLRLRTKQAMLEILLERCRDVSAYTRSRVLQVWAELCEEHSVSIGLWNEVASISAGRLEDKSAIVRKSALNLLITMLQHNPFGPQLRIASFEATLEQYKRKLNELEPNRTTEDSSKEPTSDGDSCNGDGEIDDLQPEVTNNMHQDSLPDSCQPENGEEITEKDVSVPDIGNIEQTKALIASLEAGLSFSKCMSASMPILVQLMASSSASDVENAILLLMRCKQFQIDGAEACLRKILPLAFSQDKSIYEAVENAFVSIYIKKNPVETARQLLNLAIDSNIGDQAALEFIVNALVSKGEISSSTTSALWDFFCFNINGTTAEQSRGALSILCMAAKSSSRILGSHIQDIIDIGFGRWAKVEPLLARTACTAIQRLSEEDRKKLLLSSGNRLFGILESLITGNWLPENIYYTTADKAISAIYMIHPTPETLASNIIKKSLSTVFDVVGEDQPQNDTDDSIVDFLTTVQVSKLSRFLFVVSHIAMNQLVYIESCTQKIRRQKTKKDKAAAESQNTEENLGAAQENNSINAELGLAASDDALLDTLAERAEREIVSGGSGEKNLIGDCATFLSKLCRNFSVLQKHPELQASAMLALCRCMIIDASFCESNLQLLFTVVENAPSEVVRSNCTLSLGDLAVRFPNLLEPWTENMYARLRDTSVSVRKNAVLVLSHLILNDMMKVKGHINEMAICIEDDVERISSLAKLFFHELSKKGSNPIYNLLPDILGQLSNRNLKRESFCNVMQFLIGSIKKDKQMEALVEKLCNRFSGVTETKQWEYISYSLSLLTFTEKGIKKLIESFKSYEHALAEDLVTENFRSIINKGKKFAKPELKACIEEFEEKLNKFHLEKKEQEETARNAQLHVEKTKNMESLVVPSKVKEEPVEEYDEGEGASDSEIVDPAMEEAGDSLKASDSEEEPAMEEAGDSSNASDSEEEEPDYEKSGINSPHSLNQNTSGGEESESESSNVKRGNRKETSSKLRRSLRSASRT
- the LOC103863063 gene encoding condensin complex subunit 1 isoform X2; its protein translation is MAPPFVFPQILRALEEDPEDNHRLFAQNPVDVTSLRPSDLEEFVKGVSFDLSDRELFCIEDQDVFDRVYSLVRDFYTLPPSCKCNLVESLRSNLSVLLPNVDSISRSVQDQEDEVPIIDRITSHRNALKMYTFFLFTIIMTEEAHVSSVDSTKVAARGRKKQAVQSWSWEPQRGRMLNLIANSLEINLSLLFGSSELDENYLSFIVKNAFSLFENAAILKDPEAKDALCRIIGASATKYRYIVQSCASVMHLIHKYDFAVVHVADAVARAESKYSDGTLAVTIIRDIGRTDPKAYVKDTAGADNVGRFLVELADRLPKVMSTNVGVLVPHFGGESYKIRNALVGVLGKLVAKAFNDAEGDVSSKSLRLRTKQAMLEILLERCRDVSAYTRSRVLQVWAELCEEHSVSIGLWNEVASISAGRLEDKSAIVRKSALNLLITMLQHNPFGPQLRIASFEATLEQYKRKLNELEPNRTTEDSSKEPTSDGDSCNGDGEIDDLQPEVTNNMHQDSLPDSCQPENGEEITEKDVSVPDIGNIEQTKALIASLEAGLSFSKCMSASMPILVQLMASSSASDVENAILLLMRCKQFQIDGAEACLRKILPLAFSQDKSIYEAVENAFVSIYIKKNPVETARQLLNLAIDSNIGDQAALEFIVNALVSKGEISSSTTSALWDFFCFNINGTTAEQSRGALSILCMAAKSSSRILGSHIQDIIDIGFGRWAKVEPLLARTACTAIQRLSEEDRKKLLLSSGNRLFGILESLITGNWLPENIYYTTADKAISAIYMIHPTPETLASNIIKKSLSTVFDVVGEDQPQNDTDDSIVDFLTTVQVSKLSRFLFVVSHIAMNQLVYIESCTQKIRRQKTKKDKAAAESQNTEENLGAAQENNSINAELGLAASDDALLDTLAERAEREIVSGGSGEKNLIGDCATFLSKLCRNFSVLQKHPELQASAMLALCRCMIIDASFCESNLQLLFTVVENAPSEVVRSNCTLSLGDLAVRFPNLLEPWTENMYARLRDTSVSVRKNAVLVLSHLILNDMMKVKGHINEMAICIEDDVERISSLAKLFFHELSKKGSNPIYNLLPDILGQLSNRNLKRESFCNVMQFLIGSIKKDKQMEALVEKLCNRFSGVTETKQWEYISYSLSLLTFTEKGIKKLIESFKSYEHALAEDLVTENFRSIINKGKKFAKPELKACIEEFEEKLNKFHLEKKEQEETARNAQLHVEKTKNMESLVVPSKVKEEPVEEYDEGEGASDSEIVDPAMEEAGDSLKASDSEEEPAMEEAGDSSNASDSEEEPSDSEEEEPDYEKSGINSPHSLNQNTSGGEESESESSNVKRGNRKETSSKLRRSLRSASRT
- the LOC103863063 gene encoding condensin complex subunit 1 isoform X1 — its product is MAPPFVFPQILRALEEDPEDNHRLFAQNPVDVTSLRPSDLEEFVKGVSFDLSDRELFCIEDQDVFDRVYSLVRDFYTLPPSCKCNLVESLRSNLSVLLPNVDSISRSVQDQEDEVPIIDRITSHRNALKMYTFFLFTIIMTEEAHVSSVDSTKVAARGRKKQAVQSWSWEPQRGRMLNLIANSLEINLSLLFGSSELDENYLSFIVKNAFSLFENAAILKDPEAKDALCRIIGASATKYRYIVQSCASVMHLIHKYDFAVVHVADAVARAESKYSDGTLAVTIIRDIGRTDPKAYVKDTAGADNVGRFLVELADRLPKVMSTNVGVLVPHFGGESYKIRNALVGVLGKLVAKAFNDAEGDVSSKSLRLRTKQAMLEILLERCRDVSAYTRSRVLQVWAELCEEHSVSIGLWNEVASISAGRLEDKSAIVRKSALNLLITMLQHNPFGPQLRIASFEATLEQYKRKLNELEPNRTTEDSSKEPTSDGDSCNGDGEIDDLQPEVTNNMHQDSLPDSCQPENGEEITEKDVSVPDIGNIEQTKALIASLEAGLSFSKCMSASMPILVQLMASSSASDVENAILLLMRCKQFQIDGAEACLRKILPLAFSQDKSIYEAVENAFVSIYIKKNPVETARQLLNLAIDSNIGDQAALEFIVNALVSKGEISSSTTSALWDFFCFNINGTTAEQSRGALSILCMAAKSSSRILGSHIQDIIDIGFGRWAKVEPLLARTACTAIQRLSEEDRKKLLLSSGNRLFGILESLITGNWLPENIYYTTADKAISAIYMIHPTPETLASNIIKKSLSTVFDVVGEDQPQNDTDDSIVDFLTTVQVSKLSRFLFVVSHIAMNQLVYIESCTQKIRRQKTKKDKAAAESQNTEENLGAAQENNSINAELGLAASDDALLDTLAERAEREIVSGGSGEKNLIGDCATFLSKLCRNFSVLQKHPELQASAMLALCRCMIIDASFCESNLQLLFTVVENAPSEVVRSNCTLSLGDLAVRFPNLLEPWTENMYARLRDTSVSVRKNAVLVLSHLILNDMMKVKGHINEMAICIEDDVERISSLAKLFFHELSKKGSNPIYNLLPDILGQLSNRNLKRESFCNVMQFLIGSIKKDKQMEALVEKLCNRFSGVTETKQWEYISYSLSLLTFTEKGIKKLIESFKSYEHALAEDLVTENFRSIINKGKKFAKPELKACIEEFEEKLNKFHLEKKEQEETARNAQLHVEKTKNMESLVVPSKVKEEPVEEYDEGEGASDSEIVDPAMEEAGDSLKASDSEEEPAMEEAGDSSNASDSEEEPAMEEAGDSSNASDSEEEEPDYEKSGINSPHSLNQNTSGGEESESESSNVKRGNRKETSSKLRRSLRSASRT